A genomic window from Silene latifolia isolate original U9 population chromosome 11, ASM4854445v1, whole genome shotgun sequence includes:
- the LOC141611978 gene encoding uncharacterized protein LOC141611978 isoform X2, with the protein MVSDLCIRIVKGLLFIRRIRGLLNMEALTVLDYNIKGQQIEKIPAKQVEEIVGIAGKAKLLERSVLIYSSLEKGWHLGGYVFALGLPFQD; encoded by the exons ATGGTTTCTGATTTGTGCATTCGTATAGTTAAGGGATTATTGTTCAT CCGGCGAATCAGGGGTTTATTGAATATGGAAGCATTAACCGTCTTAG ATTACAatatcaaaggacaacaaattgAGAAAATCCCAGCTAAGCAAGTCGAGGAGATTGTAG GAATAGCTGGAAAGGCAAAACTTTTGGAAAGAAGCGTATTGATATATTCATCCCTCGAGAAAGGGTGGCACTTAGGGGGCTATGTCTTTGCACTTGG tttaccttttcaggattaa